The Kitasatospora sp. NBC_00374 genome has a segment encoding these proteins:
- a CDS encoding MFS transporter, whose product MRSDRTTTRRFAWAGRDYRIQTAATVVSGLGNAGAPIATAFAVLEGGGTVAEVGWVSAARLVPLVAFLLVGGALADRIPRHRVMAAANLFNALSQGVLAVLVLAGPAPLWALLLLSAAGGVGQAFYAPAAEGMIMEAVDPEHAGKAFSVYRMALNGSQIGGAALGGALTAAAGPGWVLALDAVGFAVAAGLRLLLRAAPGDRGPSGAGMLSELRSGWREFASRRWLWGVVLQFSVVMACISAVDSVYGAVAAEQRMGGARDWGLALSGFGIGMLAGGVLMTRWRPSRILLAGNHGVFLFALPALGLALHAPLPVLAGAMFVSGAGVTVFGVNWMLALQQEIPAAMFSRICAYDHLGSLALAPVGTALAGPAADALGLDGALWTCALVTLTLAAAVLVLPDVRRLRRAAVAPAAVGEPVPVG is encoded by the coding sequence ATGCGCAGCGACCGAACCACCACCCGCCGCTTCGCCTGGGCGGGCCGTGACTACCGGATCCAGACGGCGGCCACGGTGGTCAGCGGGCTCGGCAACGCCGGCGCGCCGATCGCCACCGCCTTCGCCGTCCTGGAGGGCGGCGGCACCGTCGCCGAGGTCGGCTGGGTCTCCGCGGCCCGGCTGGTGCCGCTGGTGGCGTTCCTGCTGGTCGGCGGTGCACTCGCGGACCGGATCCCCCGCCACCGGGTGATGGCCGCCGCCAACCTGTTCAACGCGCTCTCGCAGGGCGTCCTCGCCGTGCTGGTGCTCGCCGGACCGGCGCCGCTCTGGGCGCTGCTGCTGCTCTCCGCGGCCGGCGGCGTCGGCCAGGCGTTCTACGCCCCCGCCGCCGAAGGAATGATCATGGAGGCGGTCGACCCGGAGCACGCGGGGAAGGCCTTCTCGGTCTACCGGATGGCCCTCAACGGCTCCCAGATCGGCGGCGCGGCCCTCGGCGGGGCCCTCACCGCCGCAGCCGGTCCCGGTTGGGTCCTCGCCCTCGACGCGGTCGGCTTCGCGGTCGCCGCCGGCCTGCGGCTGCTGCTCCGCGCCGCACCCGGCGACCGGGGTCCGTCCGGTGCCGGGATGCTGAGCGAACTGCGCTCCGGCTGGCGGGAGTTCGCCTCCCGGCGCTGGCTCTGGGGGGTGGTGCTGCAGTTCTCCGTGGTGATGGCCTGCATCAGCGCGGTGGACTCGGTGTACGGCGCGGTCGCCGCCGAGCAGCGGATGGGCGGGGCCCGGGACTGGGGCCTGGCGCTGTCCGGCTTCGGCATCGGGATGCTGGCGGGCGGAGTGCTGATGACCCGTTGGCGGCCGAGCCGGATCCTGCTGGCCGGCAACCACGGGGTGTTCCTCTTCGCGCTCCCCGCACTCGGCCTCGCGCTGCACGCGCCCCTGCCCGTCCTGGCCGGCGCGATGTTCGTCAGCGGGGCCGGGGTGACGGTCTTCGGCGTCAACTGGATGCTGGCCCTCCAGCAGGAGATCCCGGCCGCGATGTTCTCCCGGATCTGCGCCTACGACCACCTGGGCTCACTCGCGCTCGCCCCCGTCGGCACCGCGCTGGCCGGGCCCGCCGCCGACGCCCTGGGTCTGGACGGCGCGCTGTGGACCTGCGCCCTGGTGACGCTCACGCTCGCCGCCGCCGTCCTGGTCCTTCCGGACGTCCGCCGGCTGCGCCGGGCCGCCGTCGCACCGGCCGCCGTCGGGGAGCCCGTACCGGTGGGGTGA
- a CDS encoding FMN-binding negative transcriptional regulator encodes MLIRTWDRGGEAEWRAWLAAGRDFGLLAANGPAGQGPVLVPTHFVLDAERGEILLHLATPNPFWAAVRADPRVTLSVTDDYAFAPGYWRGEPGTPTSYYASVQFSCTAEIVEDAAGKAAILNRQLAHFQPETPGTRVTPGREPYGPLLSGLRGLRLAVDEVRAKFKYDDKKPAEQQAGLADRLAERARGLDGGARAQLLRRNALRTGGCPAPGRTDG; translated from the coding sequence GTGCTGATCCGCACCTGGGACCGCGGCGGCGAGGCCGAGTGGCGGGCCTGGCTCGCCGCCGGCCGGGACTTCGGGCTGCTCGCCGCCAACGGCCCGGCCGGGCAGGGGCCGGTCCTGGTGCCGACCCACTTCGTCCTGGACGCCGAGCGCGGCGAGATCCTGCTCCACCTCGCCACCCCCAACCCGTTCTGGGCGGCCGTCCGGGCCGACCCGCGGGTCACCCTGTCGGTGACGGACGACTACGCCTTCGCGCCCGGGTACTGGCGCGGCGAGCCGGGCACACCGACCAGCTACTACGCCTCGGTCCAGTTCTCCTGCACCGCCGAGATCGTCGAGGACGCGGCCGGCAAGGCCGCCATCCTCAACCGCCAGCTGGCGCACTTCCAGCCGGAGACCCCCGGCACCCGGGTGACGCCCGGCCGGGAGCCGTACGGCCCGCTGCTGTCGGGCCTGCGCGGGCTGCGGCTGGCGGTCGACGAGGTACGGGCGAAGTTCAAGTACGACGACAAGAAGCCCGCCGAGCAGCAGGCCGGGCTCGCCGACCGGCTCGCCGAGCGCGCCCGGGGGCTGGACGGGGGCGCCCGGGCACAGCTGCTGCGGCGCAACGCGCTGCGGACCGGAGGGTGCCCGGCCCCCGGCCGGACGGACGGCTGA
- a CDS encoding GDSL-type esterase/lipase family protein: MPKSRRTTPRTPRTRALLAAAALVLPLLTALAAPAGAAEAALPTASVSMGDSYISGEAGRWQGNSLTTSGSRSGTDRAYTGSGYDPARVYGATYASGCDRSDVAEIRSAATISQTQINLACSGAVSQNVFRAANGGQAYKGEAPQADQLAGIARQYNVKLITLSIGGNDLGFADVISNCVQDYLVWYSYCHDDQQDAVDAEMAGAMAGVGKSVDEIRAVMTAAGYASGSYRIVLQSYPSPIPRSSENRYPESGWSRANTGGCPFWDQDADWARDQLVPQISTGLAAVAAAKGVQFLDLRDLLQGREVCSKSTRLATSSAGPSATASEWARWLDMGSSTQGTLQESFHPNYYAQLALGRCLTLLNAQPSGNWSCRNTAGKDTTGVYLAARS; encoded by the coding sequence GTGCCCAAGAGCCGACGCACAACCCCACGCACTCCGCGCACCCGTGCGCTGCTGGCCGCAGCAGCGCTCGTCCTGCCCCTGCTGACCGCCCTGGCCGCCCCCGCGGGTGCGGCCGAGGCGGCCCTGCCCACCGCCAGCGTGTCGATGGGCGACAGCTACATCTCCGGTGAGGCCGGACGCTGGCAGGGCAACAGCCTCACCACCAGCGGCAGCCGCAGCGGCACCGACCGTGCCTACACCGGCAGCGGGTACGACCCCGCCCGGGTGTACGGCGCCACCTACGCGAGCGGGTGCGACCGCTCCGACGTGGCCGAGATCCGCAGCGCCGCCACGATCAGCCAGACCCAGATCAACCTGGCCTGCTCGGGCGCCGTCAGCCAGAACGTCTTCCGTGCCGCCAACGGCGGCCAGGCGTACAAGGGCGAGGCCCCGCAGGCCGACCAACTGGCCGGGATCGCCCGGCAGTACAACGTCAAGCTGATCACCCTCTCGATCGGCGGGAACGACCTCGGCTTCGCCGACGTGATCTCCAACTGCGTCCAGGACTACCTGGTCTGGTACTCCTACTGCCACGACGACCAGCAGGACGCGGTGGACGCGGAGATGGCCGGGGCGATGGCCGGCGTCGGCAAGTCCGTCGACGAGATCCGGGCCGTCATGACGGCGGCCGGCTACGCCTCCGGCAGCTACCGGATCGTGCTGCAGTCGTACCCGTCGCCGATCCCGCGCAGCAGCGAGAACCGCTACCCGGAGAGCGGCTGGAGCCGGGCCAACACCGGCGGCTGCCCGTTCTGGGACCAGGACGCCGACTGGGCGCGGGACCAGCTGGTGCCGCAGATCTCCACCGGCCTGGCCGCAGTGGCCGCCGCCAAGGGCGTGCAGTTCCTCGACCTGCGCGACCTGCTGCAGGGCCGTGAGGTCTGCTCCAAGTCGACCAGGCTGGCCACCTCCTCCGCCGGGCCGTCCGCGACCGCCAGCGAGTGGGCCCGCTGGCTGGACATGGGCAGCTCGACCCAGGGCACCCTGCAGGAGTCCTTCCACCCGAACTACTACGCCCAGCTCGCCCTCGGCCGCTGCCTGACCTTGCTCAACGCCCAGCCGAGCGGCAACTGGTCGTGCCGGAACACGGCGGGCAAGGACACCACCGGGGTCTACCTGGCCGCCAGGAGCTGA
- a CDS encoding PhzF family phenazine biosynthesis protein → MRIRIIDAFTDRPFSGNPAAVCLLDGPHWPHPEQMRRIAAEMNLSETAFAVPLPPGGEADWGLRWFTPVEEVNLCGHGTLATVHALQGDGLLGEGWVRFDTRGGLLRALAEADGTITLDFPANPHLPVDTLPGVEEALGRPVLAAYETGALADYLVLLPDEHAVRALAPDFGALTRLPVRGVLVTAPADDPAAGYDFVSRFFAPAVGIAEDPVTGSAHTALAPYWAERLGRTKVTGYQASVRGGLVRCEVTGDRVLLAGRAVTVLDGTLQALPQA, encoded by the coding sequence ATGCGAATCCGGATCATCGACGCCTTCACCGACCGCCCGTTCAGCGGCAACCCCGCCGCCGTCTGCCTGCTCGACGGCCCGCACTGGCCGCACCCCGAGCAGATGCGCCGGATCGCCGCCGAGATGAACCTCTCCGAGACCGCCTTCGCCGTCCCGCTGCCCCCCGGCGGCGAGGCCGACTGGGGGCTGCGCTGGTTCACCCCGGTCGAGGAGGTCAACCTGTGCGGGCACGGCACCCTGGCCACCGTCCACGCCCTGCAGGGCGACGGGCTGCTCGGCGAGGGCTGGGTCCGCTTCGACACCCGGGGCGGACTGCTGCGCGCGCTCGCCGAGGCGGACGGCACCATCACCCTGGACTTCCCGGCCAATCCGCACCTGCCGGTCGACACCCTCCCCGGGGTCGAGGAGGCCCTCGGCCGGCCCGTGCTCGCCGCCTACGAGACCGGCGCGCTGGCCGACTACCTCGTCCTGCTCCCCGACGAGCACGCCGTGCGCGCCCTGGCACCGGACTTCGGCGCCCTGACCCGGCTGCCGGTGCGCGGGGTGCTGGTCACCGCCCCGGCCGACGACCCGGCCGCCGGCTACGACTTCGTGTCACGCTTCTTCGCGCCGGCCGTCGGGATCGCCGAGGACCCGGTGACCGGCAGTGCCCACACCGCGCTCGCACCGTACTGGGCCGAGCGTCTCGGCCGGACCAAGGTGACGGGCTACCAGGCCTCGGTGCGCGGCGGGCTGGTCCGCTGCGAGGTGACCGGCGACCGGGTGCTGCTGGCCGGGCGGGCCGTCACCGTCCTGGACGGCACCCTCCAGGCGCTGCCGCAGGCGTGA
- a CDS encoding pyridoxamine 5'-phosphate oxidase family protein: protein MSDTAYARTPRTTPTRYKDRATWEKEAIQQVLDSAWICHLGFVAPDGTPVVLPTIYARVGDRLYVHGSTGSRPLRAAGADRGLPVCLTVTLVDALVLTKSAFNHSVNFRSVVAHGTAHQVTDPAELAVALDALVDHAVPGRSREVRPANAKELAATAVIRLDLDEVSAKTRADGADDDEADLELPYWAGVVPLTSGYGTPEPHASSAVPLPAHLGDLVRAGGATC, encoded by the coding sequence ATGTCGGACACGGCCTACGCACGGACGCCCCGGACCACCCCCACCCGCTACAAGGACCGCGCCACCTGGGAGAAGGAGGCCATCCAGCAGGTTCTCGACAGTGCCTGGATCTGCCACCTCGGCTTCGTGGCGCCGGACGGCACCCCCGTCGTGCTGCCCACCATCTACGCCCGGGTCGGGGACCGCCTCTACGTCCACGGTTCGACCGGCAGCCGTCCGCTGCGCGCCGCCGGGGCCGACCGGGGCCTGCCGGTCTGCCTCACGGTGACGCTGGTGGACGCCCTGGTGCTGACCAAGTCCGCGTTCAACCACTCCGTCAACTTCCGCTCGGTGGTGGCCCACGGCACCGCGCACCAGGTGACCGACCCCGCCGAGCTGGCGGTCGCGCTGGACGCCCTGGTGGACCACGCCGTCCCGGGCCGCTCCCGCGAGGTCCGACCGGCCAACGCGAAGGAGCTCGCCGCCACCGCCGTGATCCGGCTCGACCTCGACGAGGTGTCGGCCAAGACCCGGGCGGACGGCGCGGACGACGACGAGGCCGACCTCGAACTCCCGTACTGGGCCGGCGTCGTCCCCCTCACCAGCGGGTACGGCACCCCCGAGCCGCACGCCTCCAGCGCCGTCCCGCTCCCCGCCCACCTCGGCGACCTCGTCCGGGCCGGCGGGGCGACGTGCTGA
- a CDS encoding dienelactone hydrolase family protein: MGSSRQNVTFPGNGDTAHGYLALPPQGMGPAVLVVQEWWGLTGHIADLVDRFAAEGFVALAPDLYGGAVAHDRAEAARMLAELPAEQAARDLRGAVGFLLDHPGVVGDAIGVVGLCMGGGLALVLAAQEGDRVAAVVPFYGLPEDEGFDYRGVTAHVLGHYAEQDRSYPPAAVDEAAIRIGEATDRRPEIHFYPAGHAFMNDEDPRGRYDALQARIAWQRTLSFLWGHLG; the protein is encoded by the coding sequence ATGGGCAGTTCCCGGCAGAACGTCACCTTCCCCGGCAACGGGGACACGGCGCACGGCTATCTGGCCCTGCCGCCCCAGGGGATGGGCCCCGCCGTCCTGGTGGTCCAGGAGTGGTGGGGGCTGACCGGCCACATCGCCGACCTGGTCGACCGCTTCGCCGCCGAGGGCTTCGTCGCCCTCGCCCCCGACCTGTACGGCGGCGCGGTGGCGCACGACCGGGCGGAGGCCGCCCGGATGCTGGCCGAGCTGCCCGCCGAGCAGGCCGCCCGGGACCTGCGCGGCGCGGTCGGCTTCCTGCTGGACCACCCCGGGGTGGTGGGCGACGCGATCGGCGTGGTCGGCCTCTGCATGGGCGGCGGCCTGGCACTGGTCCTGGCCGCCCAGGAGGGTGACCGGGTGGCCGCCGTGGTGCCGTTCTACGGGCTGCCCGAGGACGAGGGCTTCGACTACCGCGGCGTCACCGCGCACGTGCTCGGGCACTACGCCGAACAGGACCGGTCGTACCCGCCGGCCGCCGTGGACGAGGCGGCGATCAGGATCGGCGAGGCCACCGACCGGCGCCCGGAGATCCATTTCTACCCGGCCGGCCACGCCTTCATGAACGACGAGGACCCGCGGGGAAGGTACGACGCGCTGCAGGCCCGGATCGCCTGGCAGCGCACCCTCAGCTTCCTCTGGGGCCACCTCGGCTGA
- a CDS encoding CPBP family intramembrane glutamic endopeptidase, with amino-acid sequence MTTASTEPDPQAGFATGSRRLPAVELLIVLGLSLGASGLSATISFVGSLTESVSLGSQVAVLNGSRAPGRPWLDLAWQLYYIARGLMPVVLVGYLLVREGTSLRVLGFDLTRKLSDLRRGAAVAAAIGGSGLALYLAAQAAGVNLTVAPSGLPDVWWRIPVLVASAWQNAILEEVIVLGYLLRRLRQLGWGWPAMVATSAVLRGSYHLYQGVGGLVGNMVMGVVFCLLYRRWGRVMPLVVAHALIDTVAFVGYALLAGHVSWLPTG; translated from the coding sequence GTGACCACCGCTTCGACCGAGCCCGACCCGCAGGCCGGGTTCGCCACCGGCTCACGCCGGCTGCCGGCCGTGGAACTGCTGATCGTCCTCGGGCTCTCGCTCGGGGCCAGCGGGCTCTCCGCCACGATCAGCTTCGTCGGCTCGCTCACCGAGTCGGTCTCGCTGGGGAGCCAGGTCGCCGTCCTGAACGGCTCCCGGGCACCGGGCCGGCCCTGGCTGGACCTCGCCTGGCAGCTCTACTACATCGCCCGCGGCCTGATGCCGGTGGTGCTGGTCGGCTACCTGCTGGTCCGCGAGGGAACGTCACTGCGGGTGCTCGGCTTCGACCTCACCCGCAAGCTCTCGGATCTGCGGCGCGGCGCGGCGGTGGCCGCCGCGATCGGCGGCTCGGGCCTCGCGCTCTACCTGGCCGCCCAGGCCGCCGGCGTCAACCTGACGGTGGCCCCCTCCGGCCTGCCCGACGTCTGGTGGCGGATCCCGGTCCTGGTCGCCTCGGCGTGGCAGAACGCGATCCTGGAAGAGGTGATCGTCCTCGGCTACCTGCTGCGCAGGCTGCGGCAGCTCGGCTGGGGCTGGCCCGCCATGGTGGCCACCAGCGCGGTGCTGCGCGGCTCCTACCACCTGTACCAGGGCGTCGGCGGGCTGGTCGGCAACATGGTGATGGGCGTGGTCTTCTGTCTGCTGTACCGCCGTTGGGGCCGGGTGATGCCGCTGGTGGTGGCCCACGCGCTGATCGACACGGTCGCCTTCGTCGGCTACGCGCTGCTCGCGGGGCACGTGAGCTGGCTGCCCACCGGCTGA
- a CDS encoding aminotransferase class I/II-fold pyridoxal phosphate-dependent enzyme: MLGEYRFQGRRANEIAADVEQAVGSGALPPGTALPPLRDLATELGVNPNTVAAAYRLLRDRGVIETAGRKGSRVRARPVNAPRDRIRIPVPPGARDLADGNPDPALLPPLGPALAVAAAAVERHPTLYGHPIADPGLLELAAAAYREDGAPQGALAVCSGSLDAIGRVLAARLRPGDPVAVEDPGWGSVLDLLPALGLKALPVALDDQGPLPGAVAEALAAGARALVVTSRAQNPTGAVVTAARAAKLRAVLAGHPGVLLIEDDHGHGMVDQPFCSLAAAPGGRPVTRHWALVRSAAKAFAPDLRLSVLLGDQDTIDRVLGRQRLDTGWVSLLLQRTVAELWRTGAAPPETVAAAYRARREGLLAALAARGIRAHGESGLNVWVPVPDESGVTAALVQRGWVPAPGARYRLQSPPGIRLTVSTLTPAEATALADDLAEILTGRDGGSRLI; the protein is encoded by the coding sequence GTGCTAGGAGAATATCGGTTCCAGGGCAGGCGTGCCAACGAGATTGCCGCCGACGTCGAACAGGCCGTCGGCAGCGGCGCCCTGCCGCCCGGCACCGCCCTCCCCCCGCTGCGCGACCTCGCGACGGAGTTGGGCGTCAACCCCAACACCGTGGCCGCCGCCTACCGGCTGCTGCGCGACCGGGGCGTGATCGAGACCGCCGGCCGCAAGGGAAGCAGGGTCCGGGCCCGCCCGGTGAACGCCCCGCGCGACCGGATCCGGATCCCCGTCCCGCCCGGCGCCCGTGACCTGGCCGACGGCAACCCGGACCCGGCCCTGCTGCCCCCGCTCGGCCCCGCGCTGGCCGTGGCCGCGGCTGCCGTCGAGCGGCATCCGACGCTCTACGGCCACCCGATCGCCGACCCCGGGCTGCTGGAACTGGCCGCGGCCGCCTACCGCGAGGACGGCGCTCCGCAGGGTGCGCTCGCCGTCTGCTCCGGCTCGCTGGACGCGATCGGACGGGTGCTGGCCGCCCGGCTGCGCCCGGGCGACCCGGTCGCCGTCGAGGACCCGGGCTGGGGCAGCGTGCTCGACCTGCTGCCCGCGCTCGGCCTGAAGGCGCTGCCGGTCGCCCTGGACGACCAGGGGCCGCTGCCCGGCGCGGTGGCCGAGGCGCTGGCCGCGGGGGCGCGGGCGCTCGTCGTCACCAGCCGCGCCCAGAATCCGACCGGGGCCGTGGTCACCGCCGCCCGGGCCGCCAAGCTGCGGGCGGTGCTCGCCGGACACCCGGGCGTGCTGCTGATCGAGGACGACCACGGCCACGGCATGGTCGACCAGCCGTTCTGCTCGCTCGCCGCGGCTCCCGGCGGCCGCCCGGTGACCCGCCACTGGGCCCTGGTCCGCTCGGCGGCCAAGGCGTTCGCCCCGGATCTGCGGCTGTCGGTGCTGCTCGGGGACCAGGACACTATCGACCGGGTGCTGGGCCGGCAGCGGCTCGACACCGGCTGGGTCAGCCTGCTGCTCCAGCGCACCGTGGCCGAGCTCTGGCGGACCGGCGCCGCGCCGCCGGAGACCGTCGCCGCCGCGTACCGCGCCCGGCGCGAAGGGCTGCTCGCGGCGCTCGCCGCGCGCGGGATCCGGGCGCACGGGGAGAGCGGGCTGAACGTCTGGGTGCCCGTCCCCGACGAGTCCGGGGTGACCGCCGCCCTGGTGCAGCGCGGCTGGGTGCCGGCGCCCGGGGCCCGCTACCGGCTGCAGTCCCCGCCGGGGATCCGGCTCACCGTCTCGACGCTGACCCCCGCCGAGGCCACCGCACTCGCCGACGATCTCGCGGAGATCCTGACGGGCCGCGACGGAGGCTCGCGACTGATCTGA
- a CDS encoding HAD domain-containing protein — MTGPLLFIDVDGVLNPACPHPDTEFDSHHLLGHTVLLSGRHGAWLRELAAGYQLVWATTWEEHANLHLPPLLGLPQLPVVTFTGYVPQPDDPKVPLLDVFSARKWAPIVRYADGRPFAWIDDIIPSSLLRRTFLRRDRVLLRIEPGQGLQRRHVDRLLARPPVASRRRRRADDQSTRH, encoded by the coding sequence GTGACCGGTCCACTGCTCTTCATCGACGTCGACGGCGTGCTCAACCCGGCCTGCCCGCACCCGGACACCGAGTTCGACAGCCACCACCTGCTCGGCCACACCGTCCTGCTCTCCGGCCGGCACGGCGCGTGGCTGCGCGAACTCGCCGCCGGCTACCAGCTCGTCTGGGCCACCACCTGGGAGGAGCACGCCAACCTCCACCTGCCGCCCCTGCTCGGCCTGCCGCAGCTGCCCGTGGTGACGTTCACCGGGTACGTGCCGCAGCCCGACGATCCGAAAGTGCCGCTGCTGGACGTGTTCTCGGCGCGCAAGTGGGCGCCCATCGTCCGGTACGCCGACGGCCGGCCGTTCGCCTGGATCGACGACATCATCCCGTCCAGCCTGCTGCGCCGGACGTTCCTCCGCCGCGACCGGGTCCTGCTGCGGATCGAGCCCGGCCAGGGCCTGCAACGCCGGCACGTCGACCGGCTGCTGGCCAGGCCACCGGTCGCATCCCGTCGTCGACGCCGGGCCGACGACCAGTCCACCCGTCACTGA
- a CDS encoding sugar porter family MFS transporter produces MVFISAAAAMGGFLFGYDSAVINGAVTGIQEHFGVGNGETAFVVAIALLGSAAGAVVAGRLADQFGRVRTMLLAAGLFAISGVGSMFPPSIQVLAVWRVVGGVAIGIASVIAPTYIAEVSPTAYRGRLASFQQMAIVLGITVSQLANYALNQAAGGDSTNHLGGVQAWQWMLGVETIPALVYGGMALTIPESPRFLIANRKEEQARTVLREVEGEGIDLDARVAEIRSVLHTEKKPRPRDLTGGRLGLLPIVWVGIGASVFQQFVGINVIFYYSSFLWQSVGINESNSLLISLSTSIVNVVGTVVAMALVDRIGRKPLALAGSVGMALALGTAAWAFSFRQGTGDSATLDDTYATVALVAAHVFVFCFAFSWGVVVWVLLGEMFPNAIRALALSVAASAQWIANWAITVTFPDLADWNLSATYVIYAVFALLSIPFVVFCIKETKGKALEEMG; encoded by the coding sequence GTGGTCTTCATCTCGGCCGCGGCCGCGATGGGCGGCTTCCTCTTCGGCTACGACAGCGCCGTGATCAACGGAGCGGTGACGGGCATCCAGGAGCACTTCGGGGTCGGCAACGGTGAGACGGCGTTCGTCGTGGCCATCGCGCTGCTGGGTTCGGCGGCCGGCGCCGTGGTGGCCGGCCGGCTGGCCGACCAGTTCGGCCGGGTGCGGACCATGCTGCTGGCCGCGGGCCTGTTCGCGATCAGCGGGGTCGGTTCGATGTTCCCGCCCAGCATCCAGGTGCTGGCGGTGTGGCGGGTGGTCGGCGGTGTCGCGATCGGCATCGCCTCGGTGATCGCGCCGACGTACATCGCCGAGGTGTCCCCCACCGCGTACCGGGGCCGGCTGGCCTCCTTCCAGCAGATGGCGATCGTGCTCGGAATCACGGTCTCCCAGCTCGCCAACTACGCGCTGAACCAGGCGGCCGGCGGCGACTCCACCAACCACCTGGGCGGTGTCCAGGCCTGGCAGTGGATGCTCGGGGTGGAGACGATCCCGGCGCTGGTGTACGGCGGGATGGCGCTCACAATCCCGGAGTCGCCGCGCTTCCTGATCGCCAACCGGAAGGAGGAGCAGGCCCGCACGGTGCTGCGCGAGGTGGAGGGCGAGGGCATCGACCTGGACGCCCGGGTGGCCGAGATCCGCTCGGTGCTCCACACCGAGAAGAAGCCGCGGCCGCGGGACCTCACGGGCGGACGGCTGGGCCTGCTGCCGATCGTCTGGGTCGGCATCGGGGCCTCGGTGTTCCAGCAGTTCGTCGGCATCAACGTGATCTTCTACTATTCGTCCTTCCTGTGGCAGTCGGTGGGCATCAACGAGAGCAACTCCCTGCTGATCAGCCTCTCCACCTCGATCGTCAACGTGGTCGGCACGGTGGTCGCGATGGCCCTGGTCGACCGGATCGGCCGCAAGCCGCTGGCGCTGGCGGGCTCGGTCGGCATGGCGCTCGCGCTAGGTACGGCCGCCTGGGCGTTCTCGTTCCGTCAGGGCACCGGCGACAGCGCCACCCTGGACGACACGTACGCGACGGTGGCGCTGGTCGCCGCGCACGTCTTCGTCTTCTGCTTCGCGTTCTCCTGGGGCGTGGTGGTCTGGGTGCTGCTCGGCGAGATGTTCCCGAACGCGATCCGCGCGCTCGCCCTGTCGGTGGCCGCCTCGGCGCAGTGGATCGCCAACTGGGCGATCACCGTCACCTTCCCGGACCTCGCCGACTGGAACCTGTCGGCGACCTACGTCATCTACGCCGTGTTCGCCCTGCTGTCCATCCCGTTCGTGGTGTTCTGCATCAAGGAGACCAAGGGCAAGGCCCTGGAGGAGATGGGCTGA